In the Arachis ipaensis cultivar K30076 chromosome B10, Araip1.1, whole genome shotgun sequence genome, one interval contains:
- the LOC107623293 gene encoding auxin-responsive protein SAUR71, whose amino-acid sequence MDPPKKSNKIKDIVRLQQILKKWRRIANSSKSSDNNNNNNHSGSTSSKSINFLKRTLSLSERDKGSSSNAVPKGYLAVCVGLELKRFVIPTVYLGHQAFHMLLREAEEEFGFEQTGVLRIPCEVSVFESVLKMVEEKDKFSAHNCGLFSVEKMMMGYCSFNQLTYSHHPQSPMCR is encoded by the coding sequence ATGGATCCACCAAAGAAATCTAACAAGATCAAGGACATTGTCAGGCTTCAACAGATCCTCAAGAAATGGAGAAGGATTGCCAACTCTTCAAAATCAagtgacaacaacaacaacaacaatcatagCGGCAGCACCAGCAGTAAAAGCATCAACTTTCTGAAAAGGACACTTTCTTTGTCCGAACGTGACAAAGGATCGTCGAGCAATGCAGTTCCAAAAGGCTACTTAGCTGTTTGCGTCGGACTAGAGCTCAAGAGATTTGTCATACCCACTGTATATTTGGGTCACCAAGCCTTTCACATGTTGCTAAGAGAAGCTGAAGAAGAGTTCGGGTTTGAGCAGACCGGCGTTCTGAGGATTCCTTGTGAAGTATCTGTGTTTGAGAGTGTCCTGAAGATGGTGGAGGAAAAGGACAAGTTTTCGGCTCACAATTGCGGATTATTCAGTGTAGAAAAGATGATGATGGGGTACTGCTCCTTCAATCAGCTTACTTATTCGCATCATCCTCAAAGTCCTATGTgcagatag